A stretch of DNA from Coccidioides posadasii str. Silveira chromosome 1, complete sequence:
GGCCCTTGGAATGGGCGTGCTGGTTGGAACTTCTCTCATAGTCATTGTGCCTGAGGGGGTAGAGACATTATACGGTTCAACAGGGTCTTCGCATAGCCATGTTCACCGGAGAGATGTCGCAGCGCATGGACTAAATGTTCTATGGAATCACTCACCAGTGCCAGTCGTACTACCTCGTGACAAGCCGGATGATGGTCATGCGGTGCCCGAACCGCCTCCAATCGTGAAAGAACCTCCTACCGCCCCTGATAATAACACACCTAAAGATAAAGCAGAGCCAGGAAAGGATTCTGATAATAACAACAATGAGCACCAGAACACCGGGGAGCAGGCGccaaaagaacaaaaagagGAAAGCTCCCCTCATGCTTGGATAGGCATCGGGTTGATAAGTGGCTTTATCCTGATGTACCTGATAGATCAGCTCCCCCAGTACGCGGCGACGTCTTCAAAACAGCAAAACCGTCCGTATCACATATCCTTGGATAATCTTGGCTCCGGCCTTGGTCGAGGAGTCTCTCCGTCTCGAACGGGAGGGGGATTCTTCGATTTTGGTACCGGAGCGAGACATTCTCAGAGCTTCGCAACCACTACGGGACTGGTAATACATGCGGCAACGGATGGAATTGCCCTTGGCGCATCATCCTCGAACACTAGCCTCAGTCTTATCATTTTCATCGCGATCATGGTCCACAAGGCGCCAGCATCTTTTGGCTTGACTTCGGTGTTGCTGAAGCAAGGATTATCCATTCGAGCTGCTAGAGGCCATCTTTTAGTGTTCAGCTTAGCTGCACCAGTTGGAGCTATTTTAACTTGGCTTGTTGCCCATACTGTGCTAGCCGGCCATGCGAGTGACGAGCAAGCCACACAGTGGAGGACTGGGATGCTGCTTTTGTTTTCTGCAGGCACATTCTTGTGAGTAAATTTTTAACCCGGGAGATTGCAGACAAGCAATGCTAACAGTGGGGTGTTATCTAGATATGTTGCCATGCATACCATGCAGGAAAACATAATGGAAACCACACGACGGGATACCGCAGTCAACGGGTATAGTGAGGGAAGAGAGTCTTCGTCCCCCAAGAAATCCATGAGAGATCTAATCGCTTCTATCGTTGGCATGATCCTCCCATTGTTCCTGCAGATTGGTCATGCTTAAGGTTACAATATAATATATCTAGCAGACTTTGCAGTGCAAAATATGCTGGCCCGGGAGTCTTAAAATCTGTTCGATTCTTGTACAGTACCATATGGGTATGGTTAGGAAAAGGGACCAGTTCTGTTTAGAGACAATGAGAGGTCTTGGTATTGGTTGTGCCTCTTAGTTTTAGAAGTCTTTAAGGTGTTAAGATGTGTTGGATCTTCTTCATTACATCTTGGCCAGTTCTAGCTTCGTTGTCACTAGGCTCTTAGTTGTGTATAAGCATAAGATTGACATTTTTCCCCTTATCTTAACACAGCCTGTGGGTAGAAGGAATATCAAATAATCTTCCTGTGTTGTCCATATTTCCATGTACCAACTGAGACCAGGTATTGTTACACACATTTCAAGTACCGATGCAGTCTCTCTGGCATCATGAGATGGA
This window harbors:
- a CDS encoding uncharacterized protein (SECRETED:SignalP(1-22)~EggNog:ENOG410PM4W~COG:P~TransMembrane:6 (n4-15c23/24o33-55i161-178o261-283i295-314o334-351i384-401o)~BUSCO:11173at33183) translates to MGGLLTLLVLSTLMAVASFVVGSLPLSFTLSSSQLRLISALGMGVLVGTSLIVIVPEGVETLYGSTGSSHSHVHRRDVAAHGLNVLWNHSPVPVVLPRDKPDDGHAVPEPPPIVKEPPTAPDNNTPKDKAEPGKDSDNNNNEHQNTGEQAPKEQKEESSPHAWIGIGLISGFILMYLIDQLPQYAATSSKQQNRPYHISLDNLGSGLGRGVSPSRTGGGFFDFGTGARHSQSFATTTGLVIHAATDGIALGASSSNTSLSLIIFIAIMVHKAPASFGLTSVLLKQGLSIRAARGHLLVFSLAAPVGAILTWLVAHTVLAGHASDEQATQWRTGMLLLFSAGTFLYVAMHTMQENIMETTRRDTAVNGYSEGRESSSPKKSMRDLIASIVGMILPLFLQIGHA